Proteins encoded by one window of Pseudomonas coleopterorum:
- a CDS encoding MucB/RseB C-terminal domain-containing protein encodes MRAALFLPILLGLAAPAIAAPDAAQWLDAMAQAERTQDFQGTFVYERDGDFSTYHIWHRTGNGAVHDRVLKLDGVASERVQTDGRLTCMTGSPVSGSGKVSSSAAATLDPLKLMSWYQLRVAGTSRVAGRDAVVVTMVPRDRDRYAFEMHLDAHTGLLLKSLLIDAKGRLLERLQYTQLQPGAPAPADLKATPNCKPVLHASSGSAPSNALAWQAKWIPAGFELAQTAQRKSSASNADVTSLLYADGLAHFSVFLEPLNGASARDTRVQLGPTAAVSRRLKSSDGEMMITVVGEIPLGTAERIALSIQRQDIHAVR; translated from the coding sequence GCAATGGCGCAAGCCGAGCGTACGCAGGATTTCCAAGGGACGTTCGTCTACGAACGCGACGGCGACTTTTCTACCTACCATATATGGCACCGCACCGGTAACGGCGCGGTACACGACCGTGTGCTCAAGCTCGACGGCGTCGCTTCCGAGCGCGTGCAGACCGACGGTCGGCTAACCTGCATGACGGGCAGCCCGGTGTCCGGGAGTGGCAAGGTGTCCAGCAGCGCTGCCGCAACCCTCGATCCGCTCAAGCTGATGTCGTGGTACCAACTGCGTGTGGCCGGTACTTCGAGAGTCGCTGGGCGCGACGCCGTGGTCGTGACCATGGTGCCGCGTGATCGTGATCGCTACGCCTTCGAAATGCACCTGGATGCGCACACGGGACTGTTGCTCAAATCCCTGTTGATCGATGCGAAGGGGCGCCTGCTCGAGCGTCTGCAGTACACGCAGCTTCAGCCAGGAGCGCCTGCGCCTGCCGACTTGAAGGCGACGCCAAATTGTAAGCCTGTGTTGCATGCGAGCAGCGGTTCAGCCCCCAGCAATGCCCTCGCGTGGCAGGCCAAATGGATACCTGCCGGCTTCGAATTGGCGCAGACGGCTCAGCGCAAATCTTCGGCCAGCAATGCCGATGTGACCAGCCTGCTGTACGCCGACGGCCTTGCGCATTTCTCTGTTTTTCTCGAACCGCTAAACGGCGCCTCTGCGCGTGATACCCGTGTGCAGCTGGGTCCGACGGCGGCCGTGTCGCGTCGCTTGAAGTCTTCGGATGGCGAAATGATGATCACCGTGGTGGGTGAAATTCCCTTGGGTACAGCGGAGCGAATTGCACTGTCGATACAGCGGCAAGACATTCATGCCGTACGCTGA
- a CDS encoding DegQ family serine endoprotease produces MLGQIASVQAEALPDFTTLVEQASPAVVNISTTQKLPDRGVAASQMPDLEGLPPMFREFFERNMPRGGPRSPQRGDRQREAQSLGSGFIVSADGYVLTNNHVIADADEIIVRLSDRSELKAKLVGTDPRTDVALLKIDGKNLPTVKLGDSAKLKVGEWVLAIGSPFGFDHSVTKGIVSAKGRTLPNDAYVPFIQTDVAINPGNSGGPLFNMNGEVVGINSQIFTRSGGFMGLSFAIPIDVALDVSDQLKKDGKVSRGWLGVVIQEVNKDLAESFGLDKPAGALVAQVLEDGPAAKGGLQVGDVILSMNGQPIDMSADLPHLVGGLKAGAKASLEVIREGKRRTIDVTVGAMPDDDQDLDAGAKAQTERSSNRLGVSVAELTAEQKKSLDLKGGVVIKEVQEGPAALIGLQPGDVITHLNNQAIESSKQFADIAKGLPKNRSVSMRVLRQGRASFITFKLAE; encoded by the coding sequence ATGCTGGGCCAGATCGCCAGCGTCCAGGCTGAAGCGCTGCCTGATTTCACGACTCTGGTCGAGCAGGCGTCGCCCGCGGTGGTGAACATCAGTACCACGCAGAAACTGCCGGACCGCGGTGTGGCTGCCAGCCAGATGCCGGACCTGGAAGGTCTGCCGCCGATGTTCCGCGAGTTCTTCGAGCGCAACATGCCGCGCGGTGGCCCACGGTCCCCGCAGCGGGGCGATCGCCAGCGCGAGGCGCAGTCGCTGGGCTCGGGGTTCATCGTTTCGGCTGACGGCTATGTGCTGACCAACAACCATGTGATCGCCGATGCCGACGAAATCATCGTGCGTCTGTCCGACCGCAGTGAACTCAAGGCCAAACTGGTCGGCACCGATCCACGGACCGACGTGGCGTTGCTGAAAATCGATGGCAAGAACCTGCCCACGGTGAAACTGGGTGATTCCGCCAAACTGAAAGTGGGCGAATGGGTGCTGGCCATCGGCTCGCCGTTCGGCTTCGACCATTCGGTGACCAAGGGTATCGTCAGCGCCAAGGGGCGTACCTTGCCCAATGACGCCTACGTGCCGTTCATCCAGACCGACGTGGCCATCAACCCAGGCAACTCGGGCGGCCCGCTGTTCAACATGAACGGTGAGGTAGTGGGCATCAACTCGCAGATTTTCACCCGTTCCGGCGGCTTCATGGGCCTGTCCTTCGCCATCCCGATCGACGTGGCCCTGGATGTGTCGGATCAGCTCAAGAAAGACGGCAAGGTCAGCCGCGGCTGGCTGGGTGTGGTCATTCAGGAGGTCAACAAGGACCTGGCCGAGTCGTTCGGTCTGGACAAGCCGGCCGGTGCGCTGGTGGCGCAGGTGCTTGAAGACGGCCCGGCCGCCAAGGGTGGCTTGCAGGTCGGTGACGTGATCCTGAGCATGAACGGCCAGCCGATCGACATGTCGGCCGATCTGCCGCATCTCGTGGGCGGTCTCAAGGCCGGTGCGAAGGCGAGCCTGGAAGTGATCCGCGAAGGCAAGCGCCGCACCATCGACGTCACCGTCGGCGCGATGCCCGATGACGATCAGGACCTGGATGCCGGTGCCAAGGCCCAGACCGAGCGCAGCAGCAACCGCCTCGGCGTCTCGGTCGCGGAACTGACTGCCGAGCAGAAGAAGTCGCTGGATCTCAAGGGCGGCGTGGTCATCAAGGAAGTGCAGGAGGGTCCGGCGGCACTGATCGGCCTGCAGCCTGGGGATGTCATCACTCACCTGAACAACCAGGCCATCGAGTCGTCGAAGCAGTTCGCCGATATCGCCAAGGGCCTGCCGAAGAACCGTTCGGTGTCCATGCGCGTGCTGCGTCAGGGGCGGGCGAGCTTCATTACCTTCAAGCTGGCCGAATAA
- the lepA gene encoding translation elongation factor 4: protein MSDLSHIRNFSIIAHIDHGKSTLADRFIQMCGGLADREMEAQVLDSMDLERERGITIKAHSVTLHYKAQDGKTYQLNFIDTPGHVDFTYEVSRSLAACEGALLVVDAGQGVEAQSVANCYTAIEQGLEVMPVLNKMDLPQADPDKVKDEIEKIIGIDATDAVACSAKSGMGVIDVLERLVHTIPAPTGDIDAPLQALIIDSWFDNYLGVVSLVRVRHGRVKKGDKILVKSTGKVHLVDSVGVFTPKHTATADLKAGEVGFIIGSIKDIHGAPVGDTLTLSSTPDVPVLPGFKRIQPQVYAGLFPVSSEDFEDFRDALQKLTLNDSSLQYLPESSDALGFGFRCGFLGMLHMEIIQERLEREYDLDLITTAPSVIFEVVMKTGETIYVDNPSKLPDVSSVEDFREPIVSATILVPQEHLGNVITLCIEKRGVQRDMQFLGSQVQVRYDLPMNEVVLDFFDRLKSTSRGYASLDYHFERYQSANLVKLDVLINGDKVDALALIVHRDNAAYKGRALTEKMKELIPRQMFDVAIQAAIGGQIIARTTVKALRKNVLAKCYGGDVSRKRKLLEKQKAGKKRMKQVGNVEIPQEAFLAVLRLE from the coding sequence GTGAGTGATTTGAGTCATATCCGCAATTTCTCCATCATCGCCCACATCGATCACGGCAAGTCGACCCTCGCCGATCGGTTCATCCAGATGTGCGGTGGCCTGGCCGACCGCGAAATGGAAGCCCAGGTCCTGGACTCCATGGACCTGGAGCGTGAGCGCGGGATCACCATCAAGGCGCACAGCGTCACCCTGCACTACAAGGCGCAGGACGGCAAAACCTATCAGCTGAACTTCATCGACACCCCCGGCCACGTCGACTTCACCTACGAAGTCAGCCGCTCGCTGGCGGCCTGCGAAGGTGCGCTGCTGGTGGTCGATGCGGGGCAGGGCGTCGAAGCCCAGTCCGTGGCCAACTGCTACACGGCCATCGAACAGGGCCTGGAAGTGATGCCGGTGCTGAACAAGATGGACCTGCCCCAGGCCGACCCGGACAAGGTCAAGGACGAGATCGAGAAGATCATCGGCATCGACGCCACCGACGCCGTGGCGTGCAGCGCCAAAAGCGGCATGGGCGTGATCGACGTGCTCGAACGCTTGGTGCATACCATTCCGGCGCCTACCGGTGACATCGATGCGCCGCTGCAGGCGCTGATCATCGACTCCTGGTTCGACAACTACCTGGGCGTCGTCTCGCTGGTGCGCGTGCGCCATGGCCGGGTGAAGAAGGGCGACAAGATTCTGGTCAAGTCCACCGGCAAGGTACACCTGGTCGACAGCGTCGGCGTCTTCACCCCCAAGCACACGGCCACCGCTGACCTCAAGGCCGGCGAAGTGGGCTTCATCATCGGCAGCATCAAGGACATTCACGGTGCGCCTGTCGGCGACACCCTGACCTTGAGCAGCACCCCTGACGTGCCTGTGCTGCCCGGCTTCAAGCGGATTCAGCCCCAGGTCTACGCCGGCCTGTTCCCGGTCAGCTCGGAAGACTTCGAAGATTTCCGCGATGCCCTGCAGAAACTGACCCTCAACGATTCGTCGCTGCAGTACCTGCCTGAAAGCTCCGACGCCCTGGGCTTCGGCTTCCGCTGCGGGTTCCTGGGCATGCTGCACATGGAAATCATCCAGGAGCGCCTGGAGCGCGAGTACGACCTGGACCTGATCACCACGGCCCCGAGCGTGATCTTCGAAGTGGTCATGAAGACCGGCGAAACCATTTATGTCGACAACCCGTCGAAGCTTCCGGATGTTTCATCCGTCGAGGACTTCCGCGAGCCGATCGTATCGGCGACTATTCTTGTGCCTCAAGAGCACCTGGGCAACGTCATTACCCTGTGCATCGAGAAGCGCGGCGTGCAGCGCGACATGCAGTTCCTCGGCAGCCAGGTCCAGGTTCGCTACGACCTGCCGATGAACGAAGTGGTGCTGGACTTCTTCGACCGCCTGAAATCCACCAGCCGTGGCTATGCCTCGCTGGACTACCATTTCGAGCGTTACCAGTCGGCCAACTTGGTCAAGCTGGACGTGCTGATCAACGGCGACAAGGTCGATGCCCTGGCGCTGATCGTGCACCGCGACAATGCGGCCTACAAGGGTCGTGCTTTGACCGAGAAGATGAAGGAGCTGATCCCTCGGCAGATGTTCGACGTGGCAATCCAGGCCGCCATTGGCGGACAGATTATCGCCCGGACCACTGTCAAGGCGCTCAGAAAGAACGTACTGGCCAAGTGCTACGGCGGCGACGTGAGCCGTAAGCGCAAACTGTTGGAGAAACAGAAGGCCGGTAAGAAACGCATGAAGCAGGTCGGCAACGTGGAAATTCCACAGGAAGCCTTCCTTGCTGTGCTCAGGTTGGAATAA
- the lepB gene encoding signal peptidase I, whose amino-acid sequence MSLNFPLLLVIAVAVCGLLALLDLVFLAPRRRAAIANYEGSVSQPEPSVVERLDKEPLLVEYGKSFFPVLFIVLVLRSFLVEPFQIPSGSMIPTLEVGDFILVNKFSYGIRLPVLDKKVIEVNDPKRGDVMVFRYPSDPNVNYIKRVIGLPGDRIRYTSDKQLYVNGELIARQLVGSEPGSLGSAELYKEKLGEVEHVIRQEMSRYRAPPDSQWTVPAGHYFMMGDNRDNSNDSRYWDDPSIPKDLLGMVPDQNIVGKAFAIWMSWPEPKLSHLPNFSRVGLIK is encoded by the coding sequence ATGTCCCTAAATTTCCCGTTGTTGTTGGTTATCGCCGTAGCCGTTTGCGGTCTGCTGGCCTTGCTTGATCTGGTCTTCCTGGCGCCACGGCGACGGGCTGCGATCGCCAACTACGAGGGCAGCGTCAGCCAGCCCGAGCCGTCGGTGGTCGAACGCCTGGACAAGGAACCGCTGCTGGTGGAGTACGGCAAGTCGTTCTTCCCGGTGCTGTTCATCGTGCTGGTGTTGCGTTCGTTTCTGGTTGAGCCGTTCCAGATCCCGTCGGGTTCGATGATCCCGACCCTGGAAGTGGGTGATTTCATCCTCGTCAACAAGTTCTCCTACGGTATTCGCCTGCCGGTGCTGGACAAGAAGGTCATCGAGGTCAACGATCCCAAGCGTGGCGACGTCATGGTGTTCCGCTACCCCAGCGACCCCAACGTCAACTACATCAAGCGCGTGATCGGCTTGCCGGGCGACCGGATTCGCTACACTTCGGACAAGCAGTTGTACGTCAACGGCGAGTTGATCGCTCGCCAGCTGGTCGGCAGCGAGCCGGGCAGTCTGGGCAGCGCCGAGTTGTACAAGGAAAAGCTGGGCGAGGTCGAACACGTGATCCGTCAGGAAATGTCGCGCTACCGTGCGCCGCCCGACAGCCAGTGGACGGTGCCCGCCGGGCACTACTTCATGATGGGTGACAACCGCGACAACTCCAACGACAGCCGCTACTGGGATGACCCGTCGATTCCCAAGGATCTGTTGGGCATGGTCCCCGACCAGAACATCGTCGGCAAGGCCTTCGCCATCTGGATGAGCTGGCCTGAACCCAAGCTCAGCCACTTGCCCAACTTCTCTCGAGTCGGGCTGATCAAGTAG
- a CDS encoding DUF4845 domain-containing protein: MNAVKSQQGMSIVGWLLTLAVVAFVASTAFKLVPHYMDNRTLTQAIESIGADKSTRVDTVGEFYGHVSRAMQVNNIQDLDLNKVLSVTDAGNVFQAHLKYEKREPLIQNLDVVVKFDRQFSVVKP; the protein is encoded by the coding sequence ATGAACGCAGTGAAGTCTCAGCAAGGCATGTCCATCGTCGGCTGGTTGCTGACCCTGGCGGTGGTGGCGTTCGTGGCGAGCACGGCTTTCAAGCTGGTGCCGCACTACATGGATAACCGGACCCTCACCCAAGCCATCGAATCGATCGGCGCCGACAAGTCCACCCGAGTCGATACGGTGGGTGAATTCTATGGCCACGTCAGCCGGGCCATGCAGGTCAACAATATTCAGGATCTGGATTTGAACAAGGTTTTGAGCGTCACCGATGCGGGCAATGTGTTTCAGGCCCACCTCAAGTATGAAAAGCGTGAGCCACTGATCCAGAATCTGGACGTGGTAGTGAAGTTCGATCGTCAGTTCAGCGTGGTCAAGCCGTGA
- the rnc gene encoding ribonuclease III produces MTASLGRLERQLGYTFKDQDLMVLALTHRSFAGRNNERLEFLGDAILNFVAGEALFERFPQAREGQLSRLRARLVKGETLAILARGFDLGDYLRLGSGELKSGGFRRESILADALEALIGAIYLDAGMEAARDRVLAWLEGQFEGLTLVDTNKDPKTRLQEFLQSRGAELPRYEVVDIQGDPHCRQFFVECEVVLLNEKSRGQGVSRRIAEQVAAASALIALGVENGND; encoded by the coding sequence GTGACCGCTTCCCTCGGCCGCCTCGAGCGCCAACTGGGCTACACCTTCAAGGACCAGGACCTGATGGTGCTGGCACTGACTCACCGCAGCTTCGCCGGGCGCAACAACGAGCGCCTCGAGTTTCTGGGCGATGCGATTCTCAATTTCGTGGCGGGCGAAGCGCTGTTCGAACGCTTCCCGCAAGCCCGTGAAGGGCAGCTTTCCCGGCTGCGGGCGCGCCTGGTCAAGGGCGAGACCCTGGCCATCCTGGCCCGCGGCTTCGATCTGGGCGACTACCTGCGCCTGGGTTCGGGTGAGCTGAAGAGTGGCGGTTTCCGCCGTGAATCGATCCTGGCCGATGCGCTGGAAGCCTTGATCGGCGCCATCTACCTGGACGCCGGTATGGAGGCAGCGCGCGATCGTGTGCTGGCCTGGCTGGAAGGTCAGTTCGAAGGGCTGACCCTGGTCGACACCAACAAAGATCCCAAGACCCGCCTGCAGGAGTTCCTCCAGTCGCGCGGTGCTGAACTGCCGCGCTATGAAGTGGTGGATATCCAGGGCGACCCGCACTGCCGACAGTTTTTCGTCGAGTGTGAAGTCGTCCTTCTGAATGAGAAAAGCCGGGGCCAGGGCGTCAGCCGTCGCATCGCCGAACAGGTGGCCGCCGCGTCTGCCCTGATCGCCCTGGGCGTGGAGAATGGCAAT